Proteins from one Listeria weihenstephanensis genomic window:
- a CDS encoding ABC transporter ATP-binding protein yields the protein MEIVLQAKNVRKVYGIKGNVYTALDNISLEIAKGDFVGIMGPSGAGKSTLLNVFSTIDKPTSGEIQISGQELETMNEQQMSSFRRDQLGFIFQDYNLLDTLSVRENIILPLALAKRPVKEMEASLEKVADTFGIREILDKYPNEISGGQKQRTAASRAIIASPSLIFADEPTGALDSKSATDLLESLKGLNEQEHSTIMMVTHDAYAASFCKRILFIKDGAIYTEIYRGTKTRKEFFQKILDVLAQLGGDMNDVI from the coding sequence ATGGAAATAGTTCTACAAGCAAAGAATGTTCGCAAGGTTTATGGTATTAAAGGCAATGTCTATACGGCCTTGGATAATATTAGTTTGGAAATTGCAAAAGGGGATTTCGTCGGTATCATGGGGCCAAGTGGTGCTGGTAAATCGACACTTCTCAATGTTTTTTCAACAATCGACAAACCAACATCTGGTGAGATTCAAATTTCTGGGCAGGAGCTTGAAACGATGAATGAGCAGCAAATGTCTTCATTCCGCCGTGATCAGCTAGGTTTTATTTTTCAAGATTATAATTTACTGGATACGCTTAGTGTTCGTGAAAATATCATTTTGCCGCTTGCTCTTGCGAAACGTCCTGTGAAAGAGATGGAAGCGAGTCTTGAAAAAGTCGCGGATACGTTTGGTATTCGTGAAATTCTAGATAAATATCCAAATGAGATTTCTGGTGGGCAAAAGCAAAGAACAGCTGCAAGTCGTGCGATTATCGCTAGCCCAAGCTTGATTTTTGCGGATGAGCCAACTGGTGCACTTGATTCTAAATCAGCGACGGACTTGCTTGAGAGTTTGAAAGGCCTCAATGAACAAGAACATTCGACGATTATGATGGTAACTCACGATGCTTATGCCGCGAGCTTTTGTAAACGGATTTTATTTATTAAAGATGGTGCTATTTATACAGAAATTTATCGTGGTACAAAGACTCGTAAGGAATTCTTCCAAAAAATTCTCGATGTGTTGGCGCAGCTAGGAGGGGACATGAATGACGTTATTTGA
- the hemQ gene encoding hydrogen peroxide-dependent heme synthase, with amino-acid sequence MNEAVKTLDGWFSIHDFRTIDWPALREVSPVDRDSMLNELQNFLGDMNITKKMGEGEHTIYSIIGQKADLLFFTLRPTLEGLNEVENQLNKLRIADYLLPAYSYISVVELSNYLANHLSKGEDPYENKHVRERLYPELPARKHICFYPMTKRRNLSDNWYMLPMEERQAMIRDHGAIGRTYAGKIKQIIGGSIGLDDFEWGVTLFADDALDFKRIVTEMRFDESSARFAEFGSFLIGNYIASENLSEFFRI; translated from the coding sequence ATGAACGAAGCAGTTAAAACGTTAGACGGTTGGTTTTCGATCCATGATTTCAGAACGATTGACTGGCCAGCTCTCAGAGAAGTTTCCCCTGTCGATCGCGATTCTATGCTCAATGAATTACAAAACTTCTTGGGCGACATGAACATCACGAAAAAAATGGGTGAAGGCGAACACACGATTTACTCGATTATCGGTCAAAAAGCTGATTTACTTTTTTTCACGCTTAGACCAACGCTTGAAGGTTTGAATGAAGTTGAGAATCAATTGAACAAACTGCGTATTGCGGATTATTTATTGCCAGCGTACTCGTATATTTCTGTGGTGGAGTTAAGTAACTACTTGGCAAATCACTTATCAAAAGGTGAAGATCCATATGAAAATAAACACGTGCGTGAGCGTTTATATCCCGAATTACCAGCACGCAAGCATATTTGTTTTTATCCGATGACGAAACGACGCAACCTTTCTGATAACTGGTACATGTTGCCGATGGAAGAACGCCAAGCGATGATTCGCGATCATGGTGCGATTGGTCGTACGTACGCTGGGAAGATTAAGCAGATCATTGGTGGATCTATTGGTCTGGATGATTTTGAGTGGGGCGTGACACTATTTGCGGATGATGCGCTTGATTTCAAACGAATTGTGACAGAGATGCGCTTTGATGAGTCTAGCGCTCGCTTTGCAGAGTTTGGTTCCTTCTTGATTGGGAATTACATTGCTTCAGAGAATTTGAGTGAATTTTTTAGGATTTGA
- the manA gene encoding mannose-6-phosphate isomerase, class I, whose product MTKALFLDSVFQDRIWGGTKLRDFFGYAIPTETTGEHWSISAHPHGPSTVKNGEFAGKTLIELWAEQPALFGNPKESVFPLLTKILDANTDLSVQVHPNDAYAKEHENGELGKTECWYIIDCEPGAELVYGHNATSKQELIDWTRDGKWSELLRKVAIKPGDFFYVPSGTIHALCTGTLVLETQQSSDTTYRVYDYDRVDDHGNKRELHLEKAIDVTTVPHHDAVLDIKTKTTGALTETTFVDSEFFAVYKWDIDGKADFEATASYTLVSVLAGSATLTIDGESTPIKKADHFILPNTCKNWTIDGNVSCIVSTPPK is encoded by the coding sequence ATGACAAAAGCTTTATTTTTAGATTCAGTTTTTCAAGATCGTATTTGGGGAGGCACGAAATTACGTGACTTCTTTGGCTATGCTATTCCGACGGAGACAACTGGCGAACATTGGTCGATTTCGGCGCATCCGCACGGCCCTTCTACTGTGAAAAATGGTGAGTTTGCTGGGAAAACGTTGATTGAATTATGGGCGGAGCAGCCCGCTTTATTCGGTAACCCGAAAGAATCTGTATTCCCGTTGTTAACTAAGATTTTGGATGCGAACACGGATTTATCGGTGCAAGTTCACCCGAATGATGCTTATGCGAAAGAACATGAAAACGGCGAGCTTGGCAAGACGGAATGTTGGTATATTATTGATTGCGAGCCCGGCGCTGAACTTGTTTATGGCCATAACGCGACATCGAAACAAGAATTGATTGACTGGACGCGTGACGGTAAATGGAGCGAGTTGCTTCGTAAAGTAGCGATTAAACCAGGTGACTTTTTCTATGTTCCGAGCGGTACGATTCACGCGCTTTGTACGGGGACGCTTGTTCTTGAGACGCAGCAAAGCTCTGATACAACTTATCGCGTGTATGATTACGATCGCGTCGATGATCATGGCAATAAACGCGAACTTCATTTGGAAAAAGCAATTGACGTGACTACTGTCCCGCATCACGATGCCGTTTTAGACATCAAAACAAAAACGACTGGTGCTTTGACAGAAACTACTTTTGTAGATAGTGAATTTTTCGCGGTCTATAAATGGGATATCGATGGAAAAGCTGATTTTGAGGCAACAGCGTCCTATACACTCGTCAGCGTACTTGCTGGATCCGCGACGCTAACGATTGATGGCGAATCAACACCGATCAAAAAAGCCGATCATTTCATCCTACCGAACACATGCAAAAATTGGACAATCGATGGCAACGTTAGCTGCATTGTTTCGACGCCGCCAAAATAA
- a CDS encoding NADPH-dependent oxidoreductase: MNPIINHLQNHRSFRKYKTDKTIPKAQLDSIIRSAQSAPSWINGQQYSIIAIQNPERKQKIAELCGNQPYIAECSVFLVFVADFYRTHLASEQHQGSHSAVENVDALLVGATDVGLACENAIIAAESFDLGVVCIGGIRRNMAEVIDFLKLPKHVFPVVGLCVGYPDVEMPIKPRFPKEAIYFEETYQTDVADLMSAYDETIIPFSAREGGISWTKRVSAFYDKDYYPSIAETLKQQGFLMKDI; the protein is encoded by the coding sequence GTGAATCCAATCATAAATCATTTGCAAAATCATCGTTCTTTTCGTAAATATAAAACGGATAAAACGATTCCAAAGGCACAATTAGATAGTATTATTCGTTCTGCTCAAAGTGCGCCGTCCTGGATTAACGGCCAGCAATATTCGATTATCGCTATCCAAAATCCTGAGCGCAAACAGAAAATCGCGGAACTCTGTGGCAATCAACCGTACATAGCGGAGTGCTCCGTATTTCTTGTTTTTGTGGCTGATTTTTATCGGACGCATTTGGCGAGTGAGCAGCACCAAGGTTCGCATTCTGCTGTGGAAAATGTGGACGCTTTACTTGTTGGGGCAACGGATGTTGGACTAGCTTGTGAAAATGCGATTATCGCAGCGGAATCCTTTGATTTAGGTGTTGTTTGTATCGGCGGAATTCGTCGAAATATGGCAGAAGTTATTGATTTTTTGAAACTGCCTAAACATGTTTTCCCGGTTGTCGGGCTGTGCGTTGGTTATCCTGACGTGGAGATGCCGATTAAACCGCGTTTTCCTAAGGAAGCTATCTACTTTGAGGAAACGTACCAAACGGACGTTGCAGACTTAATGTCGGCCTATGACGAAACGATTATTCCTTTTTCAGCACGTGAAGGTGGCATTTCGTGGACGAAGCGTGTTTCTGCATTTTATGATAAAGATTATTATCCTTCGATCGCAGAAACATTGAAGCAACAGGGTTTTTTGATGAAAGATATATAA